In Mytilus trossulus isolate FHL-02 chromosome 14, PNRI_Mtr1.1.1.hap1, whole genome shotgun sequence, a genomic segment contains:
- the LOC134696439 gene encoding tubulin beta-4B chain-like: MREIVHLQAGQCGNQIGAKFWEVISDEHGIDPTGTYHGDSDLQLERINVYFNEATGGKYVPRAVLVDLEPGTMDSVRSGPFGQIFRPDNFVFGQSGAGNNWAKGHYTEGAELVDSVLDVVRKEAESCDCLQGFQLTHSLGGGTGSGMGTLLISKIREEYPDRIMNTFSVVPSPKVSDTVVEPYNATLSVHQLVENTDETYCIDNEALYDICFRTLKLTTPTYGDLNHLVSATMSGVTTCLRFPGQLNADLRKLAVNMVPFPRLHFFMPGFAPLTSRGSQQYRALTVPELTQQMFDAKNMMAACDPRHGRYLTVACMFRGRMSMKEVDEQMLNVQNKNSSYFVEWIPNNVKTAVCDIPPRGLKMSATFIGNSTAIQELFKRVSEQFTAMFRRKAFLHWYTGEGMDEMEFTEAESNMNDLVSEYQQYQDATAEEEGEFEEEEDGEQEQV, from the exons ttttGGGAAGTTATCTCAGATGAGCACGGTATCGACCCCACCGGAACATACCATGGAGATTCAGATTTACAATTAGAAAGAATCAACGTCTACTTCAATGAGGCTACAG GTGGAAAATATGTGCCACGTGCAGTATTGGTCGATTTGGAGCCTGGGACCATGGACTCTGTCCGATCTGGACCATTCGGTCAAATCTTCAGACCAGACAATTTTGTTTTCGGACAGAGTGGTGCaggaaacaactgggccaaggGACATTACACCGAGGGTGCTGAACTTGTAGACTCTGTTCTTGATGTAGTCAGGAAAGAGGCTGAAAGCTGTGATTGTCTTCAGGGATTCCAACTTACACACTCACTTGGAGGTGGAACCGGATCAGGAATGGGAACACTCCTCATCTCCAAAATCCGTGAAGAATACCCAGACAGAATCATGAACACATTCTCAGTTGTACCATCACCAAAA GTATCAGACACAGTCGTTGAACCATACAATGCCACACTCTCAGTCCATCAGCTTGTAGAAAACACAGATGAAACATACTGTATCGACAACGAGGCCCTATACGATATCTGCTTCAGAACCCTCAAACTTACAACACCAACATACGGTGATCTTAACCATCTTGTATCCGCAACAATGTCGGGGGTCACAACTTGCCTGCGATTCCCAGGTCAGTTGAATGCCGATCTTCGTAAATTGGCCGTCAACATGGTACCATTCCCTCGTCTTCATTTTTTCATGCCAGGATTCGCTCCCCTGACATCACGTGGAAGCCAACAGTACAGAGCTTTAACTGTACCAGAACTTACCCAACAGATGTTCGATGCTAAGAACATGATGGCAGCCTGTGATCCCCGTCACGGCAGATACCTCACAGTAGCTTGTATGTTCCGTGGACGTATGTCCATGAAAGAGGTTGATGAACAGATGTTGAACGTTCAGAACAAGAACAGCAGCTACTTCGTTGAATGGATCCCCAACAACGTCAAGACAGCCGTCTGTGACATTCCACCACGTGGTCTTAAGATGTCCGCCACATTTATTGGTAACAGCACAGCCATCCAGGAACTTTTCAAGCGTGTATCGGAACAATTCACCGCTATGTTCCGTCGTAAGGCTTTCTTGCATTGGTACACTGGTGAAGGTATGGACGAGATGGAATTCACAGAAGCCGAATCCAACATGAACGATTTGGTTTCAGAATACCAGCAATACCAGGATGCAACAGCCGAAGAGGAAGGAGAGTTCGAAGAGGAAGAAGACGGAGAACAAGAACAAGTTTAA
- the LOC134696440 gene encoding tubulin beta-4B chain-like, which produces MREIVHLQAGQCGNQIGAKFWEVISDEHGIDPTGTYHGDSDLQLERINVYYNEATGGKYVPRAVLVDLEPGTMDSVRSGPFGQIFRPDNFVFGQSGAGNNWAKGHYTEGAELVDSVLDVVRKEAESCDCLQGFQLTHSLGGGTGSGMGTLLISKIREEYPDRIMNTFSVVPSPKVSDTVVEPYNATLSVHQLVENTDETYCIDNEALYDICFRTLKLTTPTYGDLNHLVSATMSGVTTCLRFPGQLNADLRKLAVNMVPFPRLHFFMPGFAPLTSRGSQQYRALTVPELTQQMFDAKNMMAACDPRHGRYLTVACMFRGRMSMKEVDEQMLNVQNKNSSYFVEWIPNNVKTAVCDIPPRGLKMSATFIGNSTAIQELFKRISEQFTAMFRRKAFLHWYTGEGMDEMEFTEAESNMNDLVSEYQQYQDATAEEEGEFEEEEGEEEA; this is translated from the exons atgaggGAAATCGTACATTTACAAGCCGGACAATGCGGAAACCAAATTGGTGCCAAG TTTTGGGAAGTCATCTCAGACGAGCACGGTATTGACCCCACCGGAACATACCATGGAGATTCTGACTTACAATTAGAAAGAATCAACGTCTACTACAATGAAGCTACAG GTGGAAAATATGTGCCACGTGCTGTTTTGGTCGATTTGGAGCCCGGAACCATGGACTCTGTCCGATCTGGACCATTCGGTCAAATCTTCAGACCAGACAACTTTGTTTTCGGACAGAGTGGTGCAGGAAACAACTGGGCTAAGGGACATTACACAGAAGGTGCTGAACTTGTAGACTCTGTTCTCGATGTTGTCAGGAAAGAGGCTGAAAGCTGTGATTGTCTTCAGGGATTCCAACTTACACACTCACTTGGAGGTGGAACCGGATCAGGAATGGGAACACTCCTTATCTCCAAAATCCGTGAAGAATACCCAGACAGAATCATGAACACATTCTCAGTTGTACCATCACCAAAA GTATCAGACACAGTCGTTGAACCATACAATGCCACACTCTCCGTCCATCAGCTCGTAGAAAACACAGATGAAACATACTGTATCGACAACGAGGCTCTTTACGATATCTGCTTCAGAACCCTCAAACTTACAACACCAACATACGGTGATCTTAACCATCTTGTCTCTGCAACAATGTCCGGAGTCACAACATGTCTCCGATTTCCAGGTCAGTTGAATGCTGATCTCCGAAAATTGGCCGTCAACATGGTACCATTCCCACGTCTTCACTTCTTTATGCCAGGATTCGCACCCCTGACATCCCGTGGAAGCCAACAGTACAGAGCTTTAACTGTACCAGAACTTACCCAACAGATGTTCGATGCCAAGAACATGATGGCAGCTTGTGATCCCCGTCACGGCAGATACCTCACAGTTGCTTGTATGTTCAGAGGACGTATGTCCATGAAGGAGGTCGACGAACAAATGTTGAAcgtacaaaacaaaaacagcagCTACTTCGTTGAATGGATCCCCAACAACGTCAAGACAGCCGTCTGTGACATTCCACCACGTGGTCTTAAGATGTCTGCCACATTTATTGGAAACAGCACTGCCATCCAGGAACTCTTCAAGAGAATCTCAGAACAATTCACCGCTATGTTCAGGCGTAAAGCTTTCTTGCATTGGTACACTGGCGAGGGTATGGACGAGATGGAATTCACAGAAGCCGAATCCAACATGAACGATTTGGTCTCAGAATACCAACAATACCAGGATGCAACAGCCGAAGAGGAAGGAGAGTTCGAAGAGGAAGAAGGAGAAGAGGAAGCTTAA